The Gopherus flavomarginatus isolate rGopFla2 chromosome 18, rGopFla2.mat.asm, whole genome shotgun sequence genome segment ttgcccttttttgaaccttttccaattccagtatatccttattgagatggggcaactacatctgcccgcagtattcaaggtgtgggcgtgccatggatttatatagaggcaataggatattttctgtcttattatccatctctttcttgatgattcccaatattcCGTTCATTTTTTAGATGAGCAGATGTTTCCGGAGaactattccccccccccctttgtgaCGGAGCAGGAAACAGGGGGGATCTGACCTGGAAATGTTGCAGGGTAGTTACACTGGGGACGGGGGACTTCCCTTGAAGGAATCTCCCTGAGCTTCTAACCAGAGCCAGGACAGGGGTTGGGAGATgtgacaccttctgcctgggagactgaagaaaagagaggaggagcagggggagggggagagagctgctggaggagattctgttttcagtcttgggctggggggttgtcataaacagatagctaagggttaatgtctctttcacctgaagcacctgaccagaggaccaatcaggaaaccggattttttcaactttgggtggagggaattgagtgtctagggtcttttgttttctgcctgcctgctttctctgtgctttggagaagtagttctactttctagtcttctgtttctaagtgtaaggacaaagagatcagatagtaagttctatggttttcttttctttggtatttgcatgaatataagtgctggagtgctttgatttgtattctttttgaataaggctgtttattcaatattcttttaagaaattgccctgtattgtgtcatcttaatacagagagactatttgtattttttctttcttttttatataaagctttcttttaagacctgttggagtttttctttacttcagggaaattgagtctgtactcaccagggaattggtgggaggaagaaatcaaggggagatttgtgtgttggatcgctagcctgactttgcattccctctgggggaataggaaagtactttttgtttccaggattgggaacagagagggagattcactctgtttgggttcacagagcttgtgtctgtgtatctctccaggagcacctggaggggggaagggaaaaaggattatttccctttgttgtgagactcaagggatttgggtcttggggtccccagggaaggtttttcagagggaccagagtgccccaaaacactctaattttttgggtggtggcagcaggtaccaggtccaagctggtaactaagcttggaggttttcatgctaacccccatattttggacgctaaggtccaaatctgggactaagggaACCCCAacctggggtctaagctccctataccccccagaaggactcgattgaggggttcTGACTGTACCTACATGCTCCGCTTGgggctgtgttcctgtcatctaataaaccatctgttttactggctggctgagagtcccggtgaatctcaggaagaggggtgcagggccctgactcccccacactccgtgacactctttatctagctaatttagaccccatcactgGATATGTACGgctgggatgatgttttccaatgtgcattgctttgcatttatcaacactgactttcacctgccattttggtgcccagtcgcccagttttgtgagatccttgtgtagctcttcgcagtctgcctgggactgaacTATCTGGAGGATGGACTACAAACTTTTGTGGAGGAAAAAGCTTTGGCTAAATTTTGGTCAGGTGAACTGTATGTGTGgcctggaggaaggaggaaaggggtGGGGAGTGTGACGaattgggaatgttcttaatggtttctctgaatactgtgttggtgcctcagtgtctcccatgcagttcttaagtctctaggtggtgggagaagggggtgtgattgctgcagagcaaagggccagtgcacataaatgcctgaccctctgtctcctggcaactgacgGCGTGGACCCCTCCCCTGCATGGTGCcaactaaaggtgttggagacaaagagatcggatggcctcctggcccgggaaagagacaaaggccagaaaggaggagctggaggtATTTTCAGTCTGGAGCCCTTCCTTCCCACAGATGcacgcagggccggctccaggagttttgccgtcccaagcagccaaaaaaaaaaacaaaaaaaaccccacgattgcaatctgcggcaattcagcgggaggtccttcgcttggagcaggagtgaaggaccgtccaccaaattgccgctgaatcctTGTAAGTGCCACCCTGCTCCGGAGTGGCCAccacaagcacctgcttgatgagctggtgcctggagccggccctggatgtgCCAGCAGCTGGTGCCACTCTTCCGCATCACCCTGCCCGTGCTCTCCAGCGACATGGTCCAGAGCATCCCATGGAGGAACGACAGGCTCCACGACTGGATGTTGGAGGAGTACAGGCACATCAAGGGGAAATACATCCGGCTGACGGGCTACTCATGGTCCTGGAGCTTCTACCACCACCTCTGGCAAGAGATCCTCCAGGAATTCTCCTTCCACGACCATGTCAAGGAGGAGGCCAACCGATACCTGGCCAGGCTGCGCGGGCAGCGCCGGAACGTGACCTACGTGGACGTCCACGTTTGGAGGGGGGACTACGTCTGGGTGATGCCCCAGGTCTGGAAGAGGGTGGTGCAGACAAGGCCTacctggagaaggccatgggcTACTTCTGGGCCAAGTACCAGGAGCCGGTCTTTGTGGGTGACCAGCAACGGGATGGAGTGGTGCCGGGAGAACATCGACGCCTTGCGAGGGGACATGTATTTTTAGGGGGATGGGAAGGAGTCGTCACCAGGGAGGGACTTTGCTGTCTTGGTCTCTTGCAACCACATGATCATGACCATCGGGACCTTCGGCATCTGGGCTGGTTACCTGGCTGGGGGGGAGACCATCTACTTGGCCAACTACATGATCCCCAATTCCCCCTACCGGCGGCTCCTCAAGCCTTTGGCAGCCTTCCTGCCCAAGTGGATTGGGGTTGATACCGATCTCTCCCCACTGCTGAATGGGACATAGAGGCAGAAAAGACCCATCCCACAGGCTACCAACAGGACCCGCAGGGATAGGAGGCCAGCCATCAGTGAGGGAAGAGGGCGCTGGAGAGTTCAGGGTGTATTGGAGCAGATGCTGGTCAGACACAGGGTGGGGTTAAGACAAGCTGGCTCCCTTCTGCCAACTTTCTCCTAGGATTCCTCAGAAGGGGCTATCTTGTTCCTAGGTTGAACTGTTAGAACAGGGAAGCTGTGAGTCAGGATtagaagtgaagtgaagtgaatcAAGGAAGTGAAGCCAGCTATAAAAATAATaagtaacaaatggaagaaaggggcaaTGGATAGTAATATATATAAATCAGAAACTAGAGATTGTAGAAAaatgataagggaagcaaaacgACGCACGGAGACATCTATGGCAAGCAAAGTTAAAGGCCGTaccatggtttttaaaaaaatgtatattaggaacaaaaaagaATGCTGAGACTGGCATTGATCCCttttagatggaaatggtagaattttcAATACTGCAGACCAGGTAGATTTTTTCAACAGAACCCAAAAAAGATGATGTTGTCATAGTATATGATGATATTAacacactttccattccactagttgCTCAGGTGGATGTCAAACTGCAGCTACAAAAGTGAGTCATTTTAATATCAGCAGGGTGAAGTAATATGCATGGAAGAGTTTGAAACGAGCTGGCTGAGGAATTGACGGCACTGCTTATGTTGATTTTGCCCTGCAGGAGGCCCAGAAGAAAGCTCACGTTGTGGCAAGTTTTAAAACGGGTAAATGGAATGACCCGAGTAATTAtgggcctgtcagcctgacctcGATCCTGGGGAAGACAATGaagtggctgatatgggactcgatTGATCAAGAATGAAAGGAGGGTGCCATAATTCCTCAGCATGGGATTGTGGAAACTAGACCCCGTCACACTAACTTGCTAGCCTCTGTCGCTGTGGTCGCACGGTTGGTGAAGGAAGGTGACAGGGTTGTTGTCACATCTGTTGATGTCGGGAAGGCGCGGGAGCTGGTGACTGATTAACAGGAACGTCAGGAAATGAGTGTGTTAAAGAGAGTCGCAGCCACCCAACTGGCAGGTCTCAGAATGTACCTGCACATGGAGATGTGCTAtcgagtggcgggggggggggggcggcatttctAGACTCTGAGCTTGTTCATGTCAATGACACGGAAGAAAATATTCAAGCCTCACAGATCAAGTCATCAAAGGCCACAAAACCTGgaggaggggctcccagctggggtGGATCAGCCGTCGCTCTGCAGCCGGGTCGAGTGGTTAGAGCCGGTGTCCCTTCCCctggcctccccctccccagcatgggGCCCACGCCAGCCACAGAGCCCAGACGttcggggtgtgggagggctcgCCTTCTTGCAGCTGGTCGAAACCTCCCATGTGGTTTGTGTTGGTGATGGACAGAGAGATCCCCCCATTCTGCCCCCCAAGATTCAGCCACCCCTGCTGCCAACAAGCCCTTGGGGCTCAGGGTTGGCCCTGCCAAGGCAGAGGGCGGCTGGACGCCTGGGTATTTCCAGGGTGGGAGGAGGGCGCTAATGGGTCACAGCTGCTGAACGGTGTATCAatcctgtggggggtgggggtaaatTCCCCCCAGGGTTGGGCGTCACCCACCCACTGCTTCCTGCTGGCCCAAGAGCAAGTGATTACAGTGGGGCAaggaggggagccaggactcctgggttctcttcttggCGGACACGGAAGGACGGTATTCAGTGGGGCGCTCCCTGGCTAGGGCTGGGCTAGATCCACATGTCGGTGAACTCTGGGTGAGGGattggctgtgggggtgggggcgctggcagaggggtggggcctTGTGACTACAATTTTATTGTTGCTTGTAAGAGCTCATCATTGCTTTGCCATTCTGGCTTTACAGCCCAGTGCCACGCGCACACGGGGACCGGTTGATAGCCCAGGAATGTGCCCACTCACAGAGCCCTGCTGAACCTGCCCCACTCAgccagagatagaacccagggcgcccagccctccctgctttTTTTAAAGGGTCAGTTTCACCAAGCTGAAAAGAATTAGGAAGGGAAGCAGcctggaggaagaatttaatcagaccCATGTGGCTATTGATTGGGGATTGTTTACCAAACACCTGACTAGGTGGCCCGGCAGCCATTATTCCACACTTGAGGAGGAAGGCCATACTGGTCACAAAatgacctggtttagaggggaaatgaaagcagcaataacaaatgGAAGGCTGGGAGAAATGGACAGCATATAAACCAGAATCTAGGAatggtagaaaattgataagggaagcaaggGGACACACAGCACATTCTATGGCCCACAGTGTTGAGGACAATCAGGAGGCTGTTTTTAGAAaatgtatattaggaacaaaaagaatcctgacaatacTATTTGTCCAttttagatggaaatggtagaattataaGTAATGCAGAGAAGGCAGaattgttcaataaatatttttgttttgtgtttggggGAATAAAACACATGATGTCATATCATACGGTGACGATAATGGCTCTTTCCATTCAGCTCGTATCTGAGGAGGCGGCTGAACAGCAGCTATCAAagtgagacattttaaaatcagcaggtcccaATAACTTAcagccaagagttttaaaagagctggccgaAGAGCACGTTTTAACCATTCAGCCTCATGATGGAcccatttggtgactcctaggaGAAAGTTGGCAGAACCAACCCACAGCGTCTTGATTCCCCCTCCACCCCGCCTCCGTGCCTGACCAAGGTCCATGTTGATGCCCCCTAAACTCTCCAGCTGGGGGCTGGCCCACTATCCCAGCGGATCCTGCTGGTGGCCTGCAGGCTGGATCCTTTCTGTCCCTATGTCCCACCCAACAGCGGGGAGAGATCGGCGTTGATTCCGATCCACTCGGGCAGGAAGGCGGCCTCAGGCTTGAAGACCTGGAGGAAGGGGGAATCGGGGAGGGTGTAGTTGGCCAAGTAGATGGTCTCCCCGCCGACCAGGTAGCCGAGCCAAATGCCGAAGGTCCCGATGGTCATGATTGTGTGGTTGCAATGGGCCAAGAGAGCAAAGTCCCTCCCCGGTGACGACTCCTCCCCGTCCCCTGAGAAATACACGTCCCCCCGCGAGGCGTCGATGTTCTCCCGGCACCAGTCCATCCCGTTGCTGGTCACCACAAAGACCGGCTCCTGGTACTTGGCCCGGAAGTAgcccatggccttctccaggtAGGCCTTGTCCGCCACAACCCCCTTCCAGATCTGGGGCATCACCCGGACGTAGTCCCCCCTCCGGATATGCACGCCCACGTAGGTCACATTCCGACGCTGCCCACGCAGCCCGTCCAGGTATCGGTTGGCCTCCTCCTTGACGTGGTCGTGGAAGGAGAATTCCTGGAGGATCTCCTGCCGGAGGTGGTGGTAGAAGGTCCAGGAGCAGGGGTAGCCCGTCAACTGGACGTATTTCCCCTTGATGTGCCTGTACTCCTCCGACATCCAGTCGTGGAGCTCATAGTGCCTCCATGGGACTCTCCGGACAACATCGCTGGAGATGATGGGCAGGGTGATGCGGAAGAGCGGCGCCAGCTGCTGGTGCATCTCCGGGAGGATGTAGGCCTGGTGCCCGTTCATCTTGGCCAGGGAGTAGAGGGTGGCGTATTCCCCCATCTGGTTCCCCAGGCGCCCGATGGAGTTCACGGTCCACATGCCCCGCTCTGTGGTGGGGGTTGAGGAGGGGGATGGGGACCTATCCATGGCATTTGGGGAGGGGAGCCTCTCCCTTGCAGTGAGGAACCAGCTGCATAGGTGGATGAGGAAGGAGAAGGTCATGATGGCCAGCAGGTAGAGGCTGAGCTGGCGGAGCAGCCGGAAGGGGAACCTGGAGTCCAGGGCAGTCATGGCTCCCAGCAGTGACGAGGGAAGGAGGTCCcagcctggggagaggaggagtagGGGGAAGAGAGGAATGGGGGGCATGGTGTGAGGAGATGGGAGAGGGTCTCCCAGGGCCAATGACCCCcattccccacagcccagccgAGGGGCCAAGCGACTGCAGCTCCAGCAGTAGGTCggggaaggggaaaagagtcACTCAGCTTCTGGGGGGCTGAAGCCTCTTGACCCCGGATCAGCCCCTTCAGCCACCAGCCGACACCAGGCCAGGAAGAGCAGTCAGAGCAACTGTGttttcccatccccctcccctcccctccccctccccctccgtcacggtgcccctcactccggacccgcagcctcctgctagcccagccgtggcccccccccccagccctgctggtgcccctcactctggccccgcagcctcctgctagcccagccgtgggccctcccccagccctgctggtgcccctcactctggccccgcagcctcctgctagcccagccgtgccccccaccccagccctgctagtgcccctcactccggacccgcagcctcctgctagcccagccgtgggcccccccctccagccctgctggtgtccctcactcctgacccacagccccctgctagcccagccgtgggccccccccagccctactggtgtccctcactcctgacccacagccccctcccagcccagccgtgggctcccctcccagctcctgtgGGTTAAGTGAAAGGTTGGGGAAGTGGGCCGGGGTCGATGTGGCACTGGCCTTCTTTGTGCCGTCGTCCCCTTTGGACCCCAAcaggcccgggggtgggggggcgggactGTGAGtggccaggctggggtgggggggagaggtggggggcgggagggaattTCCTGTTCAGTCTCAGATGAGATcagagaaaaagtaaataaggaaaattcCTCCCAGGGTGAAGACATGCTGGCATCTGTGATGAGCATGACACAATCCTGGGTAGGGGCTGAGCTCTCGCCCCACcaagcccctcctccctccccagagccGGGAATCACCCTCTGGCCCCCCAC includes the following:
- the LOC127036758 gene encoding galactoside alpha-(1,2)-fucosyltransferase 2-like, which translates into the protein MPPIPLFPLLLLSPGWDLLPSSLLGAMTALDSRFPFRLLRQLSLYLLAIMTFSFLIHLCSWFLTARERLPSPNAMDRSPSPSSTPTTERGMWTVNSIGRLGNQMGEYATLYSLAKMNGHQAYILPEMHQQLAPLFRITLPIISSDVVRRVPWRHYELHDWMSEEYRHIKGKYVQLTGYPCSWTFYHHLRQEILQEFSFHDHVKEEANRYLDGLRGQRRNVTYVGVHIRRGDYVRVMPQIWKGVVADKAYLEKAMGYFRAKYQEPVFVVTSNGMDWCRENIDASRGDVYFSGDGEESSPGRDFALLAHCNHTIMTIGTFGIWLGYLVGGETIYLANYTLPDSPFLQVFKPEAAFLPEWIGINADLSPLLGGT